One Deltaproteobacteria bacterium genomic region harbors:
- a CDS encoding YqhA family protein, with the protein MGKLFASARYFALVGVFFGLITSLAAFCWSGLGTLALVEALFHGEREGMAVALVKVLDGLLIGAGLLIFSLGMYELFIGGTTLPEWLIIKDLDGLKSRVVGVVVMVMAVSFLEKLETQGDSRDILYRGIAISMVSVALVVLMMRRPHP; encoded by the coding sequence ATGGGCAAGCTCTTCGCCTCGGCGCGCTACTTCGCCCTGGTGGGCGTGTTCTTCGGGCTCATCACCAGCCTGGCCGCGTTCTGCTGGAGCGGCCTGGGCACCCTCGCGCTCGTGGAGGCGCTCTTCCACGGCGAGCGCGAGGGCATGGCCGTGGCGCTGGTGAAGGTGCTCGACGGCCTGCTCATCGGCGCGGGCCTGCTCATCTTCTCGCTCGGCATGTACGAGCTCTTCATCGGCGGCACCACGCTGCCCGAGTGGCTCATCATCAAGGACCTCGACGGCCTCAAGAGCCGCGTGGTGGGCGTGGTGGTGATGGTGATGGCGGTCTCGTTCCTCGAGAAGCTGGAGACGCAGGGCGATTCCCGCGACATCCTCTACCGCGGCATCGCCATCTCCATGGTCTCGGTGGCCCTGGTGGTGCTCATGATGCGCAGGCCCCACCCATAG
- a CDS encoding thioesterase family protein, translating to MNHDLQAALQLEKQGELRFAANLPDGWQQGRGAFGGLVLALLARAMEQAEPDPERPLQSLSGEIVAPVLASAAEVQVELLRRGSGLTSVAARLRQDGELRAHASAIFGKVRVADRERTSLPKPSIPDWRSVEPLDFDPAMAPPFLGGFELRNTGPLPFSGKGEPLTEGFVWLRKRPARFGAAELLAYVDAWWPTAWTLEDAPRPMATVAFSFQRCMELAEVPTDAPLFHRARGLASHAGYAPELRELWTIDGRLVALNPQTFCIIR from the coding sequence GTGAACCACGACCTCCAGGCCGCGCTGCAGCTCGAGAAGCAGGGCGAGCTCCGCTTCGCGGCGAACCTCCCCGATGGTTGGCAGCAGGGCCGCGGCGCTTTCGGCGGGCTGGTGCTCGCGCTGCTCGCGCGCGCCATGGAGCAGGCCGAGCCCGATCCCGAGCGTCCGCTGCAGTCGCTCTCGGGCGAGATCGTGGCGCCGGTGCTCGCGAGCGCAGCGGAGGTGCAGGTCGAGCTCCTGCGGCGCGGGAGCGGGCTCACCTCCGTGGCCGCCCGCCTCCGCCAGGACGGCGAGCTCCGCGCCCACGCCAGCGCCATCTTCGGCAAGGTGCGCGTGGCCGATCGCGAGCGCACGAGCCTGCCCAAGCCGTCGATTCCGGATTGGCGGAGCGTGGAGCCGTTGGACTTCGATCCGGCCATGGCGCCGCCGTTCCTCGGCGGCTTCGAGCTTCGCAACACCGGCCCGCTGCCCTTCAGCGGCAAGGGCGAGCCGCTGACCGAGGGGTTCGTGTGGCTGCGAAAGCGGCCCGCGCGCTTTGGCGCCGCGGAGCTCCTCGCGTACGTGGACGCCTGGTGGCCCACCGCCTGGACCCTCGAGGATGCGCCGAGGCCCATGGCCACGGTGGCCTTCTCCTTCCAGCGCTGCATGGAGCTCGCCGAGGTTCCCACCGACGCGCCGCTCTTCCACCGCGCGCGTGGGCTGGCCTCGCACGCGGGCTACGCACCGGAGCTGCGCGAGCTGTGGACGATCGACGGGCGGCTGGTGGCGTTGAATCCCCAGACGTTCTGCATCATCCGCTGA